ACACGATCAGTACTACAACATGCGTGAAAAAATTGAGCCTCACATGCAAATCGTTGATATTGCTCATGCAGCGATGGAGTCGCTTGATATTACGCCAATCGTTAAACCGATTCGTGGTGGAACAGATGGATCACAACTTTCGTACATGGGACTTCCGACACCGAATATCTTTACCGGTGGTGAGAACTATCATGGAAAGTTCGAATTTATCTCTGTCGATAACATGGTGAAAGCAACACAAGTCATCATTGCTATCGCTCAAGGTTTCGAACAAGCTTCGCGCTAATCAAAAAGCAGATTCTCAATGCTGAGAATCTGCTTTTTTTCATGTCTGACGCTGTTGTTTTTTTAGCCGGTAAATGTAGCCGATTAATAAGAAAATAATTAACGTCGAGGCAATCATGAGTTCTTTCGACCATTCGCCGACGAAAGAGTTGGAGTTTTCCTCAATCTCTCGCTCAGGCATCTGTTCTTTCATTTGGTCTGCTTGACGCTTCGTGATCTTAAAGCTGTCTTTCCACTTCCATGTCTTTTCTTCTCCCTCAACACGGATACGAATTTGATAGGTTCCCGGTTCTAAAATTCCCGTCGTTTCGATTGGTGTTTTCATATAAATCGATGGGGCAAATCGAATCTCCGTTTCTTTACGAACGACGACTTTTTTGCCTTGCGTAACGACGGCTTCGAATTTCATTGGCTGACTGATCGTTGGTACCTGATTGGCTAGCTTAACAAAGACGGTTGGTCTAGAAAAAGACGATTTTGCCTCTACCCCTTCGTACGTAATCTCGGGCGCCAGTTCTTTAATCGAAGATCGAACTTTCAAACCGATGATGTAAGAGTGACGATTTTGAATACCGATTGTATTTTTTTCAGCTGTTTCTTTTTCTGGTTTCTTCTCGACCCGAACACCAGCTAACAAGGTACCGTCTAAATCGTTCACGATCTCAAGTGGTAAAGAAACGACTTTCGATTCGCCTCCTTTAATGAACGTTGATTTCGTGTTTGGTTGGATGAGATCCGTCAAGGAAGTCGGAGCTAACGGGACAGGTTTCTTTTGATCATAAACAATCAAACCATTATCGTTCGTCGTCGCATTCCGGATTGATGTCAAAAACGTATGATCCTCCGGTCCATGATTGAAAATTCGAACTTGAATATTCGTTTTTTGTTTCGCTGTCATACGTAAATCAAAGTACGAGACACCCGAATCGACTTGATAGTCATTCGGAACGGCTTCAATCGAAAAGTTGACGCGATCTTCCGCGAAGCTAGCAGATGGTATTATCCAAGCGAGCAGCCCGTAAAATAATGCCACAAGAAAACAGATTCCCCATCGTTTCATCTTTATCTCCACCTGCTTTCCAATCAATTCACGACATCCGTAAGCGTCCAGTCCAGTGTCGCGGTATGTGTTCCTTCCACTTGAACGTTAACGGGTACATTAAGTTTGATGTAATTATTATCGGTACCGTTACCTTTCCAGTAAATTTGCCAAGTTGAGAACGTTCCTTCTGGGGATGTTAATATCGTTTGCGCATCTCCTTCATTTCCTGGTGTCAATGTTATGTCTGCTGTCGTAGGTGCCGTGAATCCTGATACATTCACTAATGTTTGAACAGTACCGGCATCAATAGATAACGTCGAACCTACTAACGAGGATGCTCCACCTTCATCTATAAAGTCTCCCAACTTCACGGTTACTTCCCATTCTGTCCGATTGACCC
This window of the Exiguobacterium acetylicum genome carries:
- a CDS encoding DUF916 and DUF3324 domain-containing protein, with the protein product MKRWGICFLVALFYGLLAWIIPSASFAEDRVNFSIEAVPNDYQVDSGVSYFDLRMTAKQKTNIQVRIFNHGPEDHTFLTSIRNATTNDNGLIVYDQKKPVPLAPTSLTDLIQPNTKSTFIKGGESKVVSLPLEIVNDLDGTLLAGVRVEKKPEKETAEKNTIGIQNRHSYIIGLKVRSSIKELAPEITYEGVEAKSSFSRPTVFVKLANQVPTISQPMKFEAVVTQGKKVVVRKETEIRFAPSIYMKTPIETTGILEPGTYQIRIRVEGEEKTWKWKDSFKITKRQADQMKEQMPEREIEENSNSFVGEWSKELMIASTLIIFLLIGYIYRLKKQQRQT
- a CDS encoding WxL domain-containing protein, whose translation is MKKRFAVSTVLMGTALVLGTTTAWATTSTGESTAKITFTTNEAPVIVDPDDRDPNNPYEPDKNGGNTPTGNTGPLTLDYAPNFDFGSNEMLSNKAEFKATDQKPFLQVTDRRVNRTEWEVTVKLGDFIDEGGASSLVGSTLSIDAGTVQTLVNVSGFTAPTTADITLTPGNEGDAQTILTSPEGTFSTWQIYWKGNGTDNNYIKLNVPVNVQVEGTHTATLDWTLTDVVN